Genomic DNA from Candidatus Omnitrophota bacterium:
TTCATCGCTCAGCACCACATTCCAAATGGTTTCATCCAAATCGCCCGGTGATGTAGTCTTCGGTGCGCTGATCATGCGGGGCCGTAAACATCTGCTCGGTTCGTCCGAATTCAATCAGCTCCCCGAGGAGCAAAAACCCCGCCATGTCCGACACGCGAGCCGCCTGCTGCATATTATGCGTCACGATGACAATCGTGTAGCGGGCTTTCAGCTCATGGATGAGCTCTTCCACGCGCGCCGTCGCCACAGGATCCAGCGCTGAGCACGGCTCATCCATCAAGAGCACTTCCGGGGTGACGGCCAGCAGACGCGCAATGCACAACCGCTGCTGCTGCTCCAAGGACAACCGCAGGGCGGAGGTGCGCAAGCGATCTTTCAACTCATGCCAAAGCGCCACGGACTGCAGGCTGCGTTCGACGACCTGCTCAATCCCGCGGCCATTCGCCAATCCATGAATGCGCAGGCCGAAGGCGATATTTTCAAACACCGACAGCGGAAACGGATTCGGCCGCTGAAACACCATGCCCACGCGCTTGCGCAGGCTGACGAGCGACACCGCGGAGTCCATGATGTCCTGGCCGTCCAGCAAGATGCGGCCGGTCACCCGCGCGCTGTCGATGAGCTCATTCATCCGGTTGAGGCACCGGAGCAGCGACGACTTGCCGCAGCCTGATGGGCCGATCATGGCGGTGACCTGCCTCGGCGCAATGGCCATCCGCACGCCTTTGAGGGCGTGGAAATCATCATAAAACAGATCCAGCCCCTCCACCAGCATCTTCGGCTCCATGTTAGCCGAAGCGCCCGGTGATGTAGTCGTTCGTGCGCTGATCATGCGGGGCGGTGAACATGAGATCCGTCCGATCCAGCTCAATGAGCTCCCCGCCCAAGAAAAACGCCACCCGATCGGAGACCCGCGCAGCCTGTTTGGTATTGTTGGTCACCAGCACGATCGTATACTGGGCCTTGAGCTGCACCATCGTCTCTTCCACTTTGGCCGTCGAGATCGGATCGAGTCCTGAGCATGGCTCATCGAAGAGGATCACCTCGGGCTCCATCGCCAGCGTGCGGGCGATGCACAGCCGCTGCTGCTGGCCGCCGGAGAGTTTCATCGCCGGACGCTTCAGCCGATCCTTCACTTCATCCCACAGCGACGCCGCCTTCAGGCTGCGCTCGGCAAGCGCGGCCAAATCGCTGCGGCTGTGCGTCCCGCGCAGCCGGGGCCCGTACGTCACATTCTCCTCAATGGACATCGGCAGCGGCAGCGGCAGCGCAAACACAATGCCGACCCGCCGACGGACGGATTGACTGTCAAGATCGCGGTACAGATCCTTTCCCTCCAATGACATCCGGCCTTGATAGCGAAAGACGGGGTTCAGTTCGTTCATGCGATTCAGGCTGCGTAAGAACGAGGTCTTGCCGCTATTCGCCGGGCCGATG
This window encodes:
- the pstB gene encoding phosphate ABC transporter ATP-binding protein; translated protein: MEPKMLVEGLDLFYDDFHALKGVRMAIAPRQVTAMIGPSGCGKSSLLRCLNRMNELIDSARVTGRILLDGQDIMDSAVSLVSLRKRVGMVFQRPNPFPLSVFENIAFGLRIHGLANGRGIEQVVERSLQSVALWHELKDRLRTSALRLSLEQQQRLCIARLLAVTPEVLLMDEPCSALDPVATARVEELIHELKARYTIVIVTHNMQQAARVSDMAGFLLLGELIEFGRTEQMFTAPHDQRTEDYITGRFG
- a CDS encoding phosphate ABC transporter ATP-binding protein, with product MVNPTKISAHEWSVWYGPIHALKSVTLDIHPHEILGVIGPANSGKTSFLRSLNRMNELNPVFRYQGRMSLEGKDLYRDLDSQSVRRRVGIVFALPLPLPMSIEENVTYGPRLRGTHSRSDLAALAERSLKAASLWDEVKDRLKRPAMKLSGGQQQRLCIARTLAMEPEVILFDEPCSGLDPISTAKVEETMVQLKAQYTIVLVTNNTKQAARVSDRVAFFLGGELIELDRTDLMFTAPHDQRTNDYITGRFG